The following coding sequences lie in one Pontibacter sp. G13 genomic window:
- a CDS encoding IS5 family transposase, with protein MQKQFAELTDSQWQVIEKFLDVERKRKNCLRTIINAILWITRTGAQWRNLESKYPPWSSVYYYFRTWQKTGVWGEILKHLVQLERESQGRNAEPSAVAIDSQSVKKVSFISISTGIDGGKRVNGRKRHLAVDVLGLPVGIYVGPANNHDSVEGVELLWQIENASRRVRLISADKAYRGDFEELVTGIYNWGMDISQKPESQSGFVPQKKRWQVERSFAWLNFYRRLTRDYERLPESSVLFIQLAFCSIILARRSG; from the coding sequence ATGCAAAAGCAATTTGCGGAATTGACCGATTCACAATGGCAAGTTATCGAAAAGTTCTTGGATGTAGAGCGAAAGCGGAAAAACTGTCTCAGAACCATCATAAACGCCATTTTATGGATCACTCGAACCGGAGCCCAATGGAGGAACCTAGAGAGTAAATATCCACCATGGTCGAGTGTCTACTACTATTTTAGAACTTGGCAAAAGACCGGAGTCTGGGGCGAGATTTTGAAGCATTTGGTTCAGTTAGAACGGGAAAGCCAAGGACGAAATGCCGAGCCTTCAGCTGTTGCAATCGATAGCCAAAGTGTGAAAAAGGTGAGCTTCATTTCAATATCCACAGGCATTGACGGCGGAAAACGTGTGAATGGTCGGAAAAGGCATTTGGCGGTGGATGTTCTTGGCTTGCCGGTTGGGATATATGTTGGTCCGGCCAACAATCACGATTCGGTAGAGGGCGTGGAGTTGCTTTGGCAGATAGAAAATGCTTCCCGGCGTGTAAGGCTGATTTCTGCCGACAAAGCATATCGGGGTGATTTTGAGGAACTTGTAACAGGGATATACAATTGGGGGATGGACATTTCCCAAAAGCCTGAGTCCCAATCAGGATTTGTACCCCAGAAGAAAAGGTGGCAGGTGGAAAGATCCTTTGCCTGGCTGAATTTCTACAGGAGATTGACAAGAGACTATGAACGACTGCCTGAATCTTCAGTCCTTTTCATTCAGCTCGCTTTCTGCAGTATCATTCTGGCAAGAAGGTCAGGTTGA
- a CDS encoding serine hydrolase domain-containing protein gives MRKIFFAFLILIGLISCKQTSETEKLNVAHTQKAQKLDSLFSEMLKYGEFNGNVLIAENDTIILQKSYGIENRETNEALTKHSLFNLASVTKQFTATAIYLLVKDGRLSLDDNMAQYIPELDFYEGITISHLVHHTSGLPDYMQLLNEKGDKSRIATNDYVIELFAQEKPELDFEPNQNWAYSNTGYFLLASIIERVSHTSYGEFLKEKIFDPLEMNDTEVLFVYKDDLTIDHLALGYTIDSTGAYMGQSDYAKSFDGVYGQGRLYATASDLYKWDRAIKRNEILSENDVKHIFSNPTLDSGENTDYGFGWFLNDDLDYGNIASHSGSWDGYLTYIERHFDKDKTIIMLQNNGNGTGKTRIPTENTRRILYSQPVAPAFRLADEIQQKYAGIYISEKGRETEILFKDKSLWIVMSPDMKFELMPEANTKFVVNGFRPKVTYEFILDEHGDVEKYRVQQPEQGVDRTSLRKR, from the coding sequence ATGAGAAAAATATTTTTCGCCTTTTTAATCTTGATAGGGTTAATTTCTTGCAAACAGACTAGTGAGACCGAAAAGCTCAATGTAGCACATACTCAAAAGGCACAAAAACTAGATTCATTATTTAGCGAAATGCTGAAATATGGAGAATTCAATGGGAACGTGCTCATCGCAGAAAACGACACCATTATTCTTCAGAAAAGTTATGGGATAGAAAACCGGGAAACGAACGAAGCGCTCACAAAGCATTCCTTGTTCAATTTAGCTTCCGTTACGAAACAATTCACCGCCACAGCTATTTATTTGTTGGTCAAAGATGGAAGGCTATCGCTTGACGACAACATGGCTCAATATATTCCCGAGCTAGACTTCTATGAAGGAATTACCATCAGCCATCTTGTTCATCACACTTCCGGATTGCCGGACTATATGCAATTGCTGAACGAAAAAGGAGACAAGTCTAGAATTGCAACCAACGATTATGTAATTGAACTTTTTGCTCAAGAAAAGCCTGAGCTTGATTTTGAACCCAACCAAAATTGGGCTTACAGCAATACAGGTTATTTTTTGCTTGCCTCCATTATTGAGAGAGTATCACATACATCATACGGTGAATTTCTGAAGGAAAAGATTTTCGATCCTCTGGAAATGAATGACACCGAGGTGCTTTTTGTGTACAAAGACGATTTAACAATTGACCATTTAGCTTTAGGCTATACGATTGACTCGACAGGCGCTTATATGGGGCAGAGCGATTATGCAAAATCGTTTGATGGCGTATACGGACAAGGAAGATTGTACGCTACGGCGTCGGATTTATACAAATGGGATCGAGCCATAAAACGCAATGAAATCCTTTCCGAAAATGACGTCAAACATATTTTTTCAAATCCGACATTAGATTCAGGGGAAAATACCGATTATGGATTTGGTTGGTTTTTGAATGACGACCTAGACTACGGCAACATTGCATCTCATAGTGGTAGTTGGGATGGGTACCTTACCTACATCGAGAGACATTTTGATAAAGACAAAACCATTATCATGCTTCAGAACAATGGTAATGGTACAGGAAAAACAAGAATTCCAACAGAAAATACCCGGAGAATATTATACAGTCAACCCGTAGCCCCGGCCTTTAGATTGGCAGACGAAATACAACAAAAATACGCAGGCATCTACATTTCCGAAAAAGGGAGGGAAACCGAGATTTTGTTTAAAGACAAATCTCTTTGGATTGTGATGAGCCCTGACATGAAATTCGAGCTAATGCCTGAGGCAAATACAAAATTTGTAGTAAATGGATTTAGGCCAAAAGTGACCTACGAATTCATTTTGGACGAACATGGAGACGTGGAGAAATACAGAGTACAACAACCTGAACAGGGAGTTGACCGGACATCATTACGAAAAAGGTAA
- a CDS encoding response regulator, producing MNLLAHAKSQYLERHLRVLIIQELACSAENLKEHLQSAGYEVRTDTISTRKDFVSRLLSFIPHIIIVDRPAPEFTGREALLFAQRLYPQVPFVFFEEDLECKDLEFLERQGASICVSREDVEMIPYVFEAALTLHQGSREQLTHMRILKEIRENLEGLDQIRSFLSDQAPADSKREEVALEMDQFNELLLRMRNLIRGRNHRDS from the coding sequence ATGAACTTGTTGGCCCACGCAAAAAGCCAGTACCTTGAGCGGCACCTTAGGGTGTTGATCATCCAAGAACTAGCTTGCTCTGCTGAAAATTTGAAAGAACACCTTCAATCAGCTGGATACGAAGTACGCACAGATACCATTAGCACAAGAAAAGATTTTGTCAGCCGCCTGCTGTCATTCATTCCTCATATCATCATCGTAGACCGACCTGCTCCCGAATTCACCGGAAGGGAGGCCCTTCTATTCGCCCAAAGGCTATATCCACAGGTGCCATTTGTGTTCTTTGAGGAAGATTTGGAGTGCAAAGATCTGGAATTCCTCGAACGGCAAGGAGCATCCATTTGCGTGTCGAGAGAAGATGTCGAGATGATTCCCTACGTATTCGAAGCCGCCCTCACCCTGCATCAAGGATCGAGAGAACAACTCACCCACATGCGTATCCTCAAGGAAATCCGCGAGAATCTCGAAGGATTGGACCAAATCCGGTCTTTCTTGTCCGATCAGGCTCCCGCCGATTCCAAGCGAGAAGAAGTGGCGCTCGAAATGGACCAATTCAATGAGTTGCTCCTCCGTATGCGCAACCTCATCAGAGGACGAAACCATCGTGATTCTTAG
- a CDS encoding SIR2 family protein, protein MPSQNALTTQISESTMLYSTHSLKDLITAIKERKVILFVGGGVSMNLGLPSWDSLIDKLARDLGYETEHFRGLADRLMLAEYYQMNKGIGSLRSWMDRKWHNMDNVNIRESRIHQLIVELNFPIIYTTNYDRWIEFAFDAYDRDYIKIADVTDLKNIEEGTTQIIKYHGDFDHDDSIVLTETSYFERLDFETPLDLKLRADVLGRSILFIGYSISDINIRYLLYKLNRMWERATKQGAKPKSFILLMKPNPVLEQVLENRGITTLISTYEDPKKGLTDFLEVLYNETREDSPLTSGKVSGPDAPESWTSPSEDESGAKNHDGFVL, encoded by the coding sequence ATGCCTTCCCAGAACGCCCTTACCACCCAAATTTCCGAATCTACGATGTTGTACAGCACCCACTCCCTCAAAGATCTCATCACGGCCATCAAAGAACGTAAGGTGATCTTGTTTGTCGGAGGCGGCGTATCGATGAATCTAGGCCTACCCTCCTGGGACAGCCTGATCGACAAATTGGCGCGGGATCTCGGCTACGAGACGGAGCATTTCCGGGGATTGGCCGATCGGTTGATGCTGGCGGAATACTACCAGATGAACAAGGGGATCGGTTCCTTGCGCAGCTGGATGGACCGCAAGTGGCACAACATGGACAATGTCAATATCCGCGAGTCCCGCATTCACCAGCTGATCGTAGAACTGAATTTCCCGATCATCTACACCACGAATTACGACCGCTGGATCGAGTTTGCCTTTGATGCCTATGACCGCGACTACATCAAAATTGCGGATGTGACCGACCTCAAGAACATCGAGGAAGGCACCACACAGATCATCAAATATCACGGGGATTTCGACCACGATGACAGCATTGTCCTGACGGAGACCAGCTATTTTGAACGGTTGGATTTCGAGACACCGCTGGACCTGAAGCTGCGTGCGGACGTATTGGGGAGATCGATCCTGTTTATCGGATACAGCATTTCGGACATCAACATCCGCTACCTGCTCTACAAGCTGAACCGCATGTGGGAGCGCGCCACGAAACAGGGCGCCAAGCCCAAATCGTTCATTTTGCTGATGAAGCCCAATCCAGTCTTGGAACAAGTCCTGGAGAACCGTGGGATCACGACGTTGATCAGCACGTATGAAGACCCCAAAAAGGGGTTGACGGACTTTTTGGAAGTCCTGTACAACGAGACGCGGGAAGATTCTCCACTGACAAGCGGAAAAGTCTCAGGGCCTGATGCGCCTGAAAGCTGGACCTCCCCTTCGGAGGATGAATCCGGCGCTAAGAATCACGATGGTTTCGTCCTCTGA
- a CDS encoding methyltransferase domain-containing protein: MSDITQDFFREIGISKGMTVLDVGCGRGVTTEMLAEIVGSEGKVVGLDSNPRALNAALMQAKAKNLHHIEYLASDLMDVKLGDRKFDAIVGRRVLKYVSNPRQAIEQLANHLKPNGIMGFQEHDSTSVIDKENMPLHHEVNSWFWKLVESNGGNPTIGKEIWSIFNHDSISVRNIKPEAIVQTPENEVSLIPLLQNLSGLLVAKGIVTENELNAELIEKLESEKKQSNSIFIRELIFFVDAQKHGASRLA; the protein is encoded by the coding sequence ATGAGTGATATTACCCAGGATTTTTTTCGGGAGATCGGCATTTCAAAAGGGATGACTGTTCTTGATGTGGGCTGCGGAAGAGGAGTTACGACCGAAATGCTTGCTGAGATTGTCGGATCGGAAGGCAAGGTGGTCGGGTTGGATTCAAACCCACGTGCTTTAAACGCGGCATTGATGCAGGCAAAAGCTAAAAACCTCCATCATATCGAATACCTTGCTTCTGATTTAATGGACGTAAAATTGGGCGATCGAAAATTTGATGCCATTGTCGGTAGAAGGGTGTTAAAATATGTTTCCAATCCCAGGCAGGCCATCGAACAATTAGCGAATCATCTGAAGCCAAATGGAATTATGGGATTCCAGGAGCATGATTCAACCTCCGTAATTGACAAAGAGAACATGCCATTGCACCATGAAGTAAATAGCTGGTTTTGGAAATTAGTGGAGAGCAACGGAGGAAATCCAACCATTGGCAAAGAGATCTGGAGTATTTTCAATCATGATTCCATTTCTGTGAGGAATATCAAACCTGAGGCCATTGTTCAAACGCCTGAAAATGAGGTGTCCCTTATTCCGCTTTTGCAAAACTTGTCGGGTTTACTTGTTGCCAAGGGGATCGTCACCGAAAATGAATTGAATGCTGAACTGATTGAAAAACTCGAATCGGAAAAGAAACAGTCAAATTCGATCTTTATTCGGGAATTAATATTTTTCGTAGATGCGCAGAAACATGGTGCATCGCGACTAGCCTGA
- a CDS encoding AAA family ATPase codes for MKLKRFKVKNFRSIEESDWISVSDNTCLIGTNEAGKTNLLAALWKLNPANGEPIIPLDDFPRQIYSEFQSNGHKSDIFVKADFELSEDLASSVSQSLSCDLEQVKTVLVQRNYSGEFYISFPYTKIEEFPTDRVKSIIDDFFVSLNRKEFYIKEKDDIKGKVELTFKKIEEYLTHEVINRPVIENIKSDITELVENGFGRKVKLPTFFKDFLLTGIERFIDAFDGKVVHVEAEIKESILNSLPRFVYYSDYGNLDSEIYLPRVIKEDERTDLTESARAKKRTMEVLFKYVKLSPKEIYELGNDRRVIIRKTNNYNNVISEYEEDLSEEEINEWADKKRERGVLLRSAATNLTKNFKQWWQQGDYIFDFQVDGNHFRINVSDSLRPEKIELEGRSRGLQWFFSFFLVFLVETKEGHSNAILLLDEPGLSLHPIAQYDLAKFFKKLSIDNQLIYTSHSPFLVDIDNLSNVKAVYLNKTTGRSEITSNLRHNETESEKSIYPVHAALGLTVSDTLLLGCNPILVEGVSDQIYLNLIKRLLFGNGKLKTFKEFVFIPTGGVKGMGPVSKLVSSRDGTLPIVFLDSDQQGKQFKSKLLSGKYKESEQRVIEVEEILGTGAFEIEDLLPDKIIIQTIDRMYRGESYFEDMHDGKLPIIPQIENWADTNGVELIKGWKVDLAKEIFNRIDNLSAKIEDSSYLLWENLFDRFDGKKTEPKKM; via the coding sequence ATGAAATTAAAAAGATTTAAAGTAAAAAATTTTCGATCCATAGAAGAAAGTGATTGGATAAGTGTTAGTGATAATACTTGCCTTATAGGTACAAATGAAGCAGGAAAGACAAACTTATTAGCTGCACTCTGGAAATTGAATCCAGCTAATGGAGAGCCTATAATTCCGCTTGATGACTTTCCAAGACAAATTTATAGTGAGTTCCAATCAAACGGTCATAAAAGCGATATTTTTGTTAAGGCTGATTTTGAATTATCTGAAGATTTAGCAAGTTCAGTTAGTCAATCTTTGTCTTGTGATCTTGAACAAGTCAAAACAGTACTTGTACAGCGAAATTATAGTGGTGAATTCTATATCTCATTTCCTTACACAAAAATTGAAGAATTTCCCACAGATAGAGTTAAATCAATTATAGATGACTTTTTTGTATCTCTAAATCGGAAGGAATTTTACATCAAAGAAAAGGATGATATAAAAGGAAAAGTCGAATTGACCTTTAAAAAGATCGAAGAATATTTGACTCATGAAGTAATTAATAGACCGGTTATTGAAAATATTAAGTCTGACATAACTGAACTAGTTGAAAATGGTTTCGGTCGCAAAGTTAAGTTGCCTACTTTCTTTAAAGACTTTTTGTTGACAGGAATAGAAAGATTCATAGATGCTTTTGATGGAAAAGTAGTTCATGTTGAAGCTGAGATAAAAGAATCTATTTTAAATTCTCTCCCAAGGTTTGTTTATTATTCAGACTATGGGAATCTAGACAGTGAAATTTATTTACCAAGAGTTATAAAAGAGGATGAGCGTACAGACTTAACAGAATCTGCAAGAGCTAAAAAGCGAACAATGGAAGTACTTTTTAAGTACGTAAAATTATCACCAAAAGAGATTTATGAGCTAGGTAATGATAGGCGTGTAATTATTAGGAAAACTAATAATTATAATAATGTAATTTCTGAATATGAAGAGGATCTGTCTGAAGAAGAAATTAATGAATGGGCAGATAAAAAAAGAGAAAGGGGAGTATTATTAAGATCTGCTGCAACTAACCTTACTAAAAACTTTAAACAGTGGTGGCAGCAAGGTGATTATATTTTTGATTTTCAGGTAGATGGTAATCATTTTCGGATAAATGTTTCGGATAGTTTACGACCAGAAAAAATAGAACTTGAAGGTAGAAGTAGAGGTCTGCAATGGTTTTTTAGTTTTTTTTTAGTGTTCCTTGTCGAAACAAAGGAGGGGCATAGCAATGCTATCCTATTGTTAGATGAGCCAGGTCTTTCTTTGCACCCTATCGCTCAATATGATTTGGCTAAATTTTTCAAAAAACTATCCATTGATAATCAACTTATATATACCTCTCATTCTCCATTTTTGGTTGATATTGATAATTTATCCAATGTGAAAGCTGTGTATCTGAATAAAACTACTGGGCGTAGTGAGATCACATCAAACTTGAGGCATAACGAAACTGAATCAGAAAAATCAATTTATCCCGTCCACGCAGCATTGGGATTAACTGTTTCAGATACCCTGTTATTAGGATGCAATCCAATTTTAGTCGAAGGCGTAAGTGATCAGATTTATCTAAATCTGATAAAGCGTTTACTTTTTGGAAATGGGAAATTAAAAACTTTTAAAGAGTTTGTGTTCATACCAACTGGAGGGGTAAAAGGAATGGGGCCAGTTAGTAAATTAGTATCTTCTAGAGATGGTACATTACCTATAGTTTTTTTAGATTCAGATCAACAAGGGAAACAGTTTAAGTCAAAGCTTTTATCAGGTAAGTATAAAGAATCTGAACAAAGAGTTATCGAAGTTGAGGAGATTTTAGGAACTGGTGCTTTTGAAATTGAAGATTTACTTCCAGATAAAATTATAATACAAACGATTGATCGAATGTATAGGGGGGAAAGCTATTTTGAAGATATGCATGATGGTAAATTACCTATCATCCCTCAAATCGAAAATTGGGCAGATACAAATGGTGTAGAATTAATTAAGGGGTGGAAAGTTGATCTTGCAAAGGAAATATTTAATAGAATTGACAATCTTTCTGCTAAAATTGAAGATAGTTCCTATTTGCTATGGGAAAATTTATTTGACAGGTTTGATGGAAAGAAAACTGAGCCCAAGAAAATGTAA
- a CDS encoding HAD family hydrolase: MLIVLDLDETLIHATRKGVEFEIMPEFEVYEYKIYVRPFLLEFVTELSKEFEIGIWSSAHEAYIEAVLEKIIPEEIKLEFIWGSEKCTVRRDLELDRYVKTKRLKKLKKLGYSMNEIIMIDDSAEKLKQNYGNSIIIRPFMGNPLDKELSYLWKYLLSLKGKENVRVVEKDNWRNEIIK, encoded by the coding sequence TTGTTAATTGTACTAGATTTAGATGAGACGTTGATTCATGCAACGAGAAAAGGAGTCGAGTTTGAAATCATGCCCGAATTTGAGGTGTATGAATATAAAATCTATGTGCGTCCTTTTTTGCTAGAATTTGTGACGGAATTATCAAAGGAATTTGAAATAGGGATATGGTCATCAGCTCATGAGGCATACATAGAAGCTGTTCTTGAAAAAATAATTCCAGAAGAGATCAAGTTGGAATTTATCTGGGGATCAGAAAAGTGTACCGTTCGTCGTGATTTGGAATTAGACCGATATGTGAAAACCAAACGATTGAAGAAATTAAAAAAATTGGGTTATTCAATGAATGAAATTATCATGATAGATGATAGTGCGGAGAAATTGAAACAAAATTATGGTAATTCAATCATTATTCGCCCATTTATGGGGAATCCATTGGACAAAGAACTGAGCTATTTATGGAAATATTTGCTTTCATTAAAAGGTAAAGAGAATGTTCGGGTAGTAGAAAAAGATAATTGGCGAAATGAAATCATTAAATGA